In Bifidobacterium scardovii JCM 12489 = DSM 13734, the genomic stretch AGGAGCCGCAGGCCCCCAGCCCGACGATCATGGCGGCCGCGGTGCCGGCAGCGATGATTGCCCTCTTGTTCATGGTGATCTCCTTATCCTTGGGGCGCCTCATAGGAGGCGTTTACGGGAATGCCGGCGACTTCGCCGTCTTCCCCGACGCGGAAGCGCCGTTTTGCCGGCCCATCCGCGTCATCCGTGCGGTGTGCGTGCCGCAACCGCATCAGCGATGCCCTTGACGGGCTCATAGATGCGACTGCAGATACATGTCGACGATGTCCATCGCGCGGTTGGTACGGAACCCGTAGTACCCGTGCGTGCCATCATTGAGTTTGATGAACGAGACCTCCTTGCCGAGCTCCTTCATGCGCCGGTACAGCCGGCAGCTCTGATTGAACGGCACATCCGAATCCCTCCCGCCGTGCATGATCAGCGTCGGCGGAACATCGGACTGCACGGACAGCATGGTGATCGGCGACGCCGCCGCAGCCAGGTCGGGGTGCTCAAGCGATCGCACGCCTCCCAGTTCCCTGCCGATGGCGCCGTCGGGGCTGTTGTTGTCCATGATGGTCGGATAGTAGTTCATCGCGGTCATGTCGGTGACGCCGTACCAGTCGATGATGCAGGATACCGCGGCGCTGTACTCGCGATAGTCGTCGGTATCCGGACCGGAATCCGCGGTGAATCCGGCCTGCAGCACCGTGGTCCCGCCTGAGGAATCACCCCACAGCGCCACCCGGTCGGCGTCTACCCGCAAGCGTTCCGCGTGCTTGCGCACATACCGTATCGCCGTCTTGCAATCCTGCATCTGCGCGGGAAACGGGGCGATGTCGCTGGAGCGGTACTGCAATGCCGCCACCACGTATCCACGCTCCGCGATGCGCACATAGTAGTTCAGGTAGTCCAACACGGTCTGCGGGCCGAATCCGGAACCACGGACGAACACCACGACCGGCCATGCCGAAACCCGCCTGCGGACCGGCATGTCATCGGTTCTCGGGCTGAATATCCACATGGGAAGGTCCACGGCACCGCCGCCATATGCCTCGTCAACGGTTCTGGTCACGTAGGTTTCCCGGTGGATCATGACCGGGTAGAGAAAATCGTCCTCATTGAGGTCGTCGATCACCATGCATCCTTCGGGGACTTCCGGGGAACGAGGGAATTCCCGGCGAATCGGCACCTCCACCGCACCCAGTGGCGTCGGAGAGCCGGGATCGGCCTCCGTGCCTCCCCAAAACCAATCGGATGTCCGCATGGCGCATTCCTTCCCGCTACGATGCGGCGAACCGACGGCGATGCGCCATCACATCACCTCGCCACACTGCGCTGATTAAAGAATTTTCTTAATTACATAGAATATTCCTTTTTCATTCTGATGTCAAACCGTTTCGACACAAAACGGTGCCATTGGTATGTCTGGCGCACCGGCTTCTCGCCGGGCTCGGCACGGCGCCGCTCGGCGTCCGCCGCCGCCGCTGCGCGGAATACTCGAGTTGTCGGTGTCGGCTCTCATATAACAACCGGTTTCAGACGCTCCGAATACCGTGATATATCGTTACATCAGCCCGTTGCCGCGTATGCGCGCACCGACAACTCAACTTCTACGGACCGTGCGGAATATCAGCGCACGCGCACAGGGCCGGTACTGTCGCGCACGATCAATTTCGGAGGAATGAGCACTTTCCGATCGGGATCGTCATCCTCCGATTCAAGGACAAGCCGGAACGCCCGCTCCGTCATATCGGCATAAGGCTGCCGAACCGTCGTCAACGGCGTGGCCGCATGCCACAGATACTCGTTGTCGTCGAAACCCACCACGGATACCTCTCCGGGAATATCGACCCCCATCTGGTGGGCGGCATCATAGACCCCGACCACCTGGGTGTCGCATGTGGCGAAAATCGCGGTCGGCGGATTCTCCATCGCCAACAGGCGCAGGGTCTGGCGCCGGGCCAGCTCGCTCCATTCGTCGCCGGGACATATCAACGACGGGTCCAATGGAATGGAGGCCTCGCTCATCGCGGCCTTGCAGCCGTCGAGCCGCGCCCGAAAGCACATCATATCGTCCGGTCCGGTGATAATGGCGATCCTGCGGTGCCCCAGGCCAATAAGATGCCTGCCGACCTCAAGCCCGCCGGCCCAATTATCGAGCCGCACTTCCAAGCCTTCGGATGCAACGTTGCCACGCAGGTCGATAATCGCGTATCCCGCATGGATGCTGGCGAACAACTCCCGCTCCTTATCGAGAAGGTCCGCCGTGTTCACCACCACGGCCAACGGTTTCGCGCGCCGCAGGGACTGCAGGTAATACGGCGACAACGCCCCGTCGTCATCGGTTCGCGAAACGATGATCAGGTTCAGCCCATTGCGGTCCGCATACCGCATGGCACCGCTGAGCATCGGTGTGACCCAAGGGTGGTCCATCCGGTCGATAAGCAGTGCGATATTGCGCGAGGTGACATGCTTGACCGGTTTTTTCGAATAGTTGACCGACGACAGCACCTGTTCGATGCGCTGCCGCGTCGCATCCGATACGCTGCCGTACCCATTGATGACCTTCGATACGGTGGCAGGCGAGGTCCCGGCCAATTGCGCGATCTCCGCGACCTTCAATCGGCGCGCACCGCTCCGCTCCGATGAGTTGCCGGTCATACGCTCTCCGTTCTTGTGTGCAATCGAACCAACTGATCACCACAATAGCGATGCTGGCGAAAAACGGATGGCCCTGGCGCCGCAGGCCCTCCCGCACCGCCGTCAGCAGTTCCAGCGTTCGATCACGCGATCGCCCTTGTACACGGACAGTACCGAATAATGCGCGGTGTCGAGCCGCAGCAGCTTCGCCATATGCGGATCGACGCCGAGCCAGCGGGTCGTCAGGATACGCAGCACATGCGCATGGGCCACGAACAGCACGTTGCGGCCGTCCTCAAGCAGCGGCACCGCCTGGTCGATGGCCTGCTGAACGCGCTCGTACACGTCAGCGAGGGACTCTCCCGGGCCGTTGTGCACGGTCACCCGCTCGCCGGACGGCAAGGTATCGACCCACTCGCCTTCCATCGCCGAGCTGAGCACTCCAGGGCCGTCGCGCCACACATCCCAGCTGCCGCCGTTCATCTGCGCGACCGTCTGTCGGGTGCGCCCTTCAGCGCGGCCATAATCCCATTCCGCCAGCGCCGGCATGGTCCGTGGCCCGAACCCCGCCAGGGACGCCGTCTGCTGTGCGCGCTTCAACGGGCTGGCGAATACGCATTCCGCGTCGAACGGCTGCGGGAACAAGCTGCGGATGCGGTCCCCGGCGTCGCGCGCCTGTTGCTCGCCAACCTCCGTCAGCGGAATGTTGGTCCGGCCGGTATGCTGCCCCGACTCGCTCCATGCCGTTTGCCCA encodes the following:
- a CDS encoding alpha/beta hydrolase, whose protein sequence is MVIDDLNEDDFLYPVMIHRETYVTRTVDEAYGGGAVDLPMWIFSPRTDDMPVRRRVSAWPVVVFVRGSGFGPQTVLDYLNYYVRIAERGYVVAALQYRSSDIAPFPAQMQDCKTAIRYVRKHAERLRVDADRVALWGDSSGGTTVLQAGFTADSGPDTDDYREYSAAVSCIIDWYGVTDMTAMNYYPTIMDNNSPDGAIGRELGGVRSLEHPDLAAAASPITMLSVQSDVPPTLIMHGGRDSDVPFNQSCRLYRRMKELGKEVSFIKLNDGTHGYYGFRTNRAMDIVDMYLQSHL
- a CDS encoding LacI family DNA-binding transcriptional regulator; protein product: MTGNSSERSGARRLKVAEIAQLAGTSPATVSKVINGYGSVSDATRQRIEQVLSSVNYSKKPVKHVTSRNIALLIDRMDHPWVTPMLSGAMRYADRNGLNLIIVSRTDDDGALSPYYLQSLRRAKPLAVVVNTADLLDKERELFASIHAGYAIIDLRGNVASEGLEVRLDNWAGGLEVGRHLIGLGHRRIAIITGPDDMMCFRARLDGCKAAMSEASIPLDPSLICPGDEWSELARRQTLRLLAMENPPTAIFATCDTQVVGVYDAAHQMGVDIPGEVSVVGFDDNEYLWHAATPLTTVRQPYADMTERAFRLVLESEDDDPDRKVLIPPKLIVRDSTGPVRVR
- a CDS encoding histidine phosphatase family protein, which codes for MSETNSGSAAALGRLVLLRHGQTAWSESGQHTGRTNIPLTEVGEQQARDAGDRIRSLFPQPFDAECVFASPLKRAQQTASLAGFGPRTMPALAEWDYGRAEGRTRQTVAQMNGGSWDVWRDGPGVLSSAMEGEWVDTLPSGERVTVHNGPGESLADVYERVQQAIDQAVPLLEDGRNVLFVAHAHVLRILTTRWLGVDPHMAKLLRLDTAHYSVLSVYKGDRVIERWNC